The Manihot esculenta cultivar AM560-2 chromosome 11, M.esculenta_v8, whole genome shotgun sequence genome includes a region encoding these proteins:
- the LOC110625639 gene encoding uncharacterized protein LOC110625639, with protein MNCPTYGIVHWDGCIIRTELGYDYVGGQHNFFRMKRRLTYEDLFLKIVRCTNLSERNQFICKIEYRKPIFIENDYKFELVQLLNDDDVEMMFDYVCTIGSESIIFYVDVVRDIQRNQKDDCAGPSYTDDLGNSQFPSRPNSEEQDEIIVCPSNPFCIEDFNLNSVYNIANEVVDEVDEYVDSERLSDSDNNEYESSWIEDDELLSGDDNVVVQYSNPILPLVHLPPFSEIDFKLMRVDPYAKPPSDMFWNPNKEFSVGMIFPSRDAVMEAAKEYHLLRHHHFCSDETKRKTYSIKCKYKKHNCKWHLRASMKEGSEIWRIVSYDGPHTCSNPTVDKDHPQLNTKFVCQFIMPMIEEQPHIKIKTLQAEVRDKIGYEPSYSKTWKAKQFAIRKIFGGWDESYGRLRRYMTAVCHFNPGSIFVIEDDSHYINDRIDRTSSVFDRMFWAYRQSIEGFKHCRSVIFVDGTFLYGKYSGCILCATGLDGNNQIFPLAFAIVEKENSDNWGWFMSCLRTYVTEREELCVISDRHIGIKKSMQQDWWQPPSGHHRYCIRHILSNYNTKFKNATMKECLRKAGKTSIAISYF; from the coding sequence ATGAATTGTCCAACTTATGGCATTGTACACTGGGATGGCTGTATTATTAGAACCGAATTAGGTTATGACTATGTTGGTGGTCAGCACAATTTCTTCCGTATGAAACGAAGGTTGACATATGAGGATCTTTTTTTGAAAATAGTTCGTTGTACAAATTTGTCAGAACGTAATCAATTCATATGCAAGATTGAATATAGGAAACCAATATTCATCGAAAACGATTACAAATTTGAACTAGTTCAGCTGCTTAACGATGACGATGTAGAGATGATGTTTGATTACGTATGTACAATTGGATctgaaagtataattttttatgtcgATGTGGTTAGAGATATTCAGAGAAATCAGAAAGATGATTGTGCCGGTCCCTCGTATACTGATGATTTAGGGAATTCACAATTTCCAAGTCGTCCGAATAGTGAAGAGCAAGATGAAATTATAGTATGTCCAAGTAATCCGTTTTGTATTGAAGACTTTAACCTTAATAGTGTTTATAATATTGCCAATGAAGTTGTGGATGAAGTTGATGAATATGTCGATTCAGAGAGATTATCTGATTCTGACAATAACGAGTATGAAAGTAGTTGGATTGAGGACGACGAATTATTATCAGGTGATGATAATGTTGTTGTTCAGTATAGTAATCCTATTTTGCCACTAGTGCATCTACCTCCATTTTCAGaaatagattttaaattaatgcgTGTAGACCCGTATGCAAAGCCACCGTCTGATATGTTTTGGAATCCAAATAAGGAGTTTTCTGTTGGGATGATTTTTCCGAGTAGAGATGCTGTCATGGAAGCAGCGAAGGAGTACCATTTGCTTAGACATCATCATTTTTGTTCTGATGAGACTAAGAGAAAAACATATAGTATTaaatgtaaatataaaaaacataATTGTAAATGGCATCTGCGTGCATCAATGAAGGAGGGATCTGAGATCTGGAGAATTGTATCTTACGATGGGCCGCATACATGTTCCAATCCAACAGTTGACAAAGATCATCCTCAATTGAATACTAAATTTGTCTGTCAATTTATTATGCCTATGATAGAAGAACAACCacacattaaaataaaaacccTTCAGGCAGAAGTTAGAGATAAAATTGGATATGAACCATCATATTCAAAGACATGGAAGGCAAAACAATTTGCAATTAGGAAAATTTTTGGTGGATGGGATGAATCGTATGGAAGGCTCCGTAGGTATATGACTGCAGTGTGTCACTTCAATCCTGGTTCAATCTTCGTAATTGAAGATGATTCCCACTACATCAACGATCGTATTGATCGTACGTCTAGTGTATTTGACcgcatgttttgggcttatcgtCAATCTATTGAAGGATTTAAGCATTGTCGATCAGTAATTTTTGTTGACGGTACATTCCTATACGGTAAATATAGTGGATGTATATTGTGTGCAACAGGGCTTGATGGAAATAATCAGATATTTCCATTGGCTTTTGCAATTGTTGAGAAGGAGAATTCAGATAATTGGGGTTGGTTTATGTCTTGTTTGCGAACTTATGTCACAGAACGCGAAGAATTATGTGTTATTTCTGATCGTCACATTGGAATTAAGAAATCAATGCAACAAGATTGGTGGCAACCTCCAAGTGGACATCATCGCTACTGCATACGACACATTTTGAGCAATTACAATACAAAATTCAAGAATGCAACAATGAAGGAATGTTTGCGAAAGGCTGGTAAAACTTCAATTGCAATAtcttatttttag